GCAAGCCGGCTCGCGGGCGTAGAAAGCCGATTGATCCTGCCAGATGCGCCAGCCACGGTATTCCTGCTGCCATCGGCTCACGGGTTCCGAACTCCGCTTCCCAGTATGGCCACGCTTTGATGGTTCGGCCTCAGAGCGGGATGTTGTCGTGCTTCTTCCAGGGCTGCTCCATCTCCTTGGTCCGGAGCATGCCGAGCGCCCGGGCAATCCGGCGCCGGGTCGAGTGCGGCATGATCACCTCGTCGATGTAGCCGCGCTCGGCCGCCACGAACGGCGACAGGAACCGATCCTCGTACTCGCCCGTGCGCGCCGCGATCTTCTCCGGGTCGCCGAGCTCGCTGCGGAAGATGATCTCCACCGCGCCCTTGGCGCCCATCACGGCGATCTGCGCCGTCGGCCACGCGTAGTTCACGTCGGCGCCGACATGCTTCGACGCCATGACGTCGTAGGCCCCGCCGAAGGCCTTGCGGGTGATGATCGTCACCAGCGGCACGGTCGCCTGCGAATAGGCGAAGAGAAGCTTGGCGCCGTGCTTGATCAGGCCGCCATATTCCTGCGCCGTGCCCGGCAGGAAGCCCGGCACGTCCACGAAGGTCACGATCGGGATGCCGAACGCGTCGCAGTAGCGCACGAAGCGCGCGGCCTTCCGCGACGCATCCGAATCGAGCACGCCGGCCAGCACCAGCGGCTGGTTGGCCACGAAGCCGACGGTCCGGCCCTCGATGCGGCCGAAGCCGGTGATGATGTTGCGCGCGTAAGCCGCCTGGATCTCGAAGAAGTCGCCCTCGTCCGCCACGCGGCGGATCACCTCGCCCATGTCGTAGGGCTTGTTCGGGTTGTCGGGGATCAGCGTGTCGAGCGACATGTCGAGGCGGTCGACATCGTCGAAGCTCTCGAGTTCCGGAACGCCGTCGATGTTGTTGGCGGGGAGGAAGTCGAGCAGGCGGCGGATCTGGAGGATCGCCTCGACGTCGTTCTCGAAGGAGCCGTCGGCGATGGACGACTTGGTCGTGTGCACCTTGGCGCCGCCGAGTTCCTCGGCGGTGACGACCTCGTTGGTCACGGTCTTCACCACGTCGGGGCCGGTGACGAACATGTAGCTCGTGTCGCGGACCATGAAGATGAAGTCGGTCATGGCAGGCGAGTAGACGTCGCCGCCCGCGCAGGGGCCCATGATCACCGAGATCTGCGGGATCACGCCCGAGGCCATGACGTTGCGGCGGAACACCTCGCCATAGCCGCCGAGCGCCGCCACGCCCTCCTGGATGCGCGCGCCGCCGGCATCGAAGATGCCGATGATCGGGGCGCGCATCTTCAGCGCCATGTCCTGGACCTTCACGATCTTCTGGGCGTGCGCCTCCGAGAGGGAGCCACCGAACACCGTGAAGTCCTTCGAGAACAGGAAGACGGTCCGGCCGTTGATCGTGCCCCAGCCGGTGACGACGCCGTCGCCGGGGATCTTCTGCTTCTCCATGCCGAAATCGGTGGAGCGATGCTGCACGAACATGTCGAATTCCTCGAACGACCCGTGGTCGAGGAGAAGTTCGATGCGTTCCCGCGCCGTCAGCTTGCCGCGCTTGTGCTGGGCCTCGACGCGCTTCTCGCCACCGCCGAGCCGGGCCTGTGCCCGCCGCTCTTCGAGGAGTTCCACAATCTCACGCATGTCTTATTGCTCGCATCTCGAGAAGCCCGTTCGGGTCGATTAATTCGCGCCTCGCGTCGCGATCACCGCCGGCCAGTTGATCGGCCTGGAGGCGCATCAGAGGCGCATATCGAGCTCGCGTGAGACCTCCTGAAGATAACTCTCAATCTCCAGGCGGATCATATTGTCTCTGCATTGAACAACGATTTCTGCCCTAAGACCTCGTGCATGCATGTATCGGAGAAATTGCTCCGCCAGAATGCAAATTTGCCGGCGGTTGCCGGCACAAGTGTGAACCTCAACGTCGCCAACAATGAAGCGCACTGTCGCCTTCAGGCGCTTCGCTCCACCAAGTTCGTCGTAGGGTAAGGCCACGTCGGCCTCCTAAACACTTCGGCGAGCCGGCCTTGCACGATTTTTGCACATTTGTTGATTCGCGCTCAGGAGGATTTTCTATGCGGATGCGTGCCTGATAACAAATTCAAATATTGCCGCGAATCGTTCGCTTCTGTAAATATGAGGGATGACGGTCCTGAACTACCATCACCTGCGCCTGTTCCACCGCATCGCGCACGAGGGTAGCCTCACCCGGGCCGCAGAATTCCTGAACCTGTCGCAATCCGCCCTGTCCGTTCAGTTGCAGAGACTCGAGCAGATGCTCGGACACGAGCTGTTCGAGCGTCGCGGCAAGAAGCTGATCCTGACCGAGGCTGGCCGCATTGCGCTCGACTATGCCGATACGGTCTTCGAGACGGGCGATGAGCTGATCAAGGTTCTGCAGGGACGGCCCCGCACGGCCCAGCACGTGCTGCGTGTCGGCGCGCTCACGACGCTGTCG
This window of the Methylobacterium tardum genome carries:
- a CDS encoding acyl-CoA carboxylase subunit beta encodes the protein MREIVELLEERRAQARLGGGEKRVEAQHKRGKLTARERIELLLDHGSFEEFDMFVQHRSTDFGMEKQKIPGDGVVTGWGTINGRTVFLFSKDFTVFGGSLSEAHAQKIVKVQDMALKMRAPIIGIFDAGGARIQEGVAALGGYGEVFRRNVMASGVIPQISVIMGPCAGGDVYSPAMTDFIFMVRDTSYMFVTGPDVVKTVTNEVVTAEELGGAKVHTTKSSIADGSFENDVEAILQIRRLLDFLPANNIDGVPELESFDDVDRLDMSLDTLIPDNPNKPYDMGEVIRRVADEGDFFEIQAAYARNIITGFGRIEGRTVGFVANQPLVLAGVLDSDASRKAARFVRYCDAFGIPIVTFVDVPGFLPGTAQEYGGLIKHGAKLLFAYSQATVPLVTIITRKAFGGAYDVMASKHVGADVNYAWPTAQIAVMGAKGAVEIIFRSELGDPEKIAARTGEYEDRFLSPFVAAERGYIDEVIMPHSTRRRIARALGMLRTKEMEQPWKKHDNIPL